The genomic window TAGACCGCGGCCTCGAGGCCGAGACAGACGCCGAGGGTCGGCACGTCGGGTGAGATCTCCCGGAGCACGTCCATCGTGACGCCGACATCGCGGTCGTTTTTCGGATGCCCCGGCCCCGGACTGACGATGATCGCGTCGGGGTCGACGGCGCGCACGTCCGCGAGCGACGCGGTATTTTTCAGGACCTCGGTCTCGGTGCCGGCCTGCTGGCTGACGTACTCGACGAGGTTGTAGGTAAAGGAGTCGTAGTTGTCGACGAACAGGACCGTGATCGGCTCCGCGTCGCTTTGCTCGTCGTCCGCTGCGGTCGCGTCGGCTTCGTCCGCCGTCGCACTCATCGGCTCACCTCCGCCGTCGCTTCGGGGTCATCGTCCGGCGTCGACCCGTCGGCCGGCAGTTCGATCGCCTCGAGCGCGGCGAGGACCCCGCCCATCTTCTGCTCGGTCTCCTCGTACTCGGCGGTGGGGTCGCTGTCGGCGACCAGCCCCGCGCCGGCTTGGACCGTGATCCGGTCCTGCTCACCTTCATCTTCGACAGTTGCAGTCCGAATCACGATCGCGAAGTCCGTATCGCCCGTCCACGAGTAGTAGCCGACGCCGCCGCCGTAGAGGCCGCGAGGGGTGGACTCGAGGTCGTCGATGATCTCCATCGCGCGGATCTTCGGGGCTCCAGAGAGGGTGCCGGCAGGGAACGAGGCTCGAGTCGCGTCGAACCCGTCCGAGTCCGCGGCCAGCGTCCCCGTCACGGTCGATTCGATGTGCTGGACGTGGCTGTACTTGAGGACGTTCATGAACTCGTCGACCCGGACCGAGCCCGGTTCGGAGACGCGGCGCACGTCGTTGCGCGCCAGATCGACCAGCATCGTGTGCTCGGCGCGTTCCTTGCCGTCGGCCAGCATCTCGCCCGCGAGCCGCCGGTCCTCGACGGGACTCGAGCCGCGGTCGCAGGTGCCGGCGATGGGGTTGGACATGACCTCGCGACCGCGTACGGAGATCAGGGTCTCGGGGCTCGCCCCGACGACGGTCAGGTCGTCGTGGTCGAGCAGGTACATGTACGGCGACGGGTTCACGTCCCGCATGGCCTCGTAGAAGCCGAGGGTGGCCACGTCGCCGTAGAGCTCTCGGGTTCGGGAGATGACGCCCTGATAGATGTCTCCGTCGAGGACGTGCTCTTTGGCTCGCCGGACGCTTTCCTCGTACTCGTCTTTGGGACCCGCAACCTCGTCTTCGCGGACGAACCCGCCCGTTTCCGGCCGTTCGGCCGCCCGCAGCGTCGCCGCGATGTCGTCGGCCTCCGCCCGGAGAGCGTCGTATACCTCGCCGGGGTCGTCGTCGGCCTCGAGGACGGGCGTACAGACCAGCGAGACCGTCCCGTCGCGCTCGTCGAAGGCCAGCGTTTTCGTCGTCAGGAGGAACTGAGCGTCCGGGAACCGCGAGTCGGGGCGCTCGCAGCCGACCTCCTCGAGCCAGAGGTCGTAGACGGCGTCGTAGGCCAGAAAGCCGACCAGTCCGCCCTCGAGGTGCTGGCGGTCGTGATCGGGCATATTTTCGAGGCGAACGTCGGGCATCGCGGCCCGCAGCGCGTCGACGGTATCGCCGTCCGCGTCCGTCTCGATCGCTTCGAGCGGCGCGTCCTCGGACAGCGCCTCGACGGTCGCCTCGCCGGACTCGACGGTCACGACGGCCTCGGGGTCGTAGCCCACGTAAGAGTAGCGCGCGTGGCGCTCGGCGTCCGCGGCGCTCGGCCGAAACGCGCCGTCCGGATCGCTCGAGGCCGTTTTCTCCGCGCTCTCGAGCAGGAAGGCGTACGGCGAGCGCTCGCGATCGACCGCGTCGGAGCGGCCGGTCAGCGCCGCGTAGGCGGCCAGCGGCGTCGTCTCGCACTCGAGGGTCGCGACGGTGTGGACGACGGCGGGTCGGTCCGCCCGCTCCTCGCTCGTGCCCGCGTGGTCGCGGAACGTCTCTCGGTCGATGTCGAATACCGGTCGGTCGGCCGGCGTCGAATCGAAGTCGGCATCGTGCATGGTCACGGTTACAGCTCCGCCGGTTTGCGGGCGTTCTTGGCTCGGTCGACGAACGACCGCACGGCGTCGACATCCTTGACGCCGCCGCGTTTCTCGACGCCGCTTGCCACGTCGACCGCGAAGGGGTCGACGGTTCGGACCGCGTCGCCGACGTTCTCCGGCGTGAGCCCGCCCGCGAGGACAAGCGGCGACTCGAGGTCCGCAGCGGCCATTCGCGTCTGATCCCAGTCGTGGGTGCGGCCGGTACCACCGCCGCCGCCGTCGCCGGGCGTGTCGACGATGAGGGCGTCGACGATGTCGTCGTAGGTCTCGGCGGTCGTCGCGTCGTCGGCGTCGACCGCGAGCAGGAGTTCCGTCTCGAGTTTCGCGCGCAGGTAGGCGAGGTCGCCGACCCGCATGTCGCTGTGGATCTGGAGCGCGTCGGGTTCGATCTCCTCGACCAACTCGATCGCCTCCTCGGGGCTATCCGGCATCGTCACGAGCACGCTCGTCACGAACGGCGGGGTCGCCGCCGCGAGCGCCGCGGCCCGCTCGATCGAGACCTCACGGGGCGTGTCGACCGACACGTCGCAGATGATGCCGATCGCGTCCGCCCCCGCGTCGATCGCGGCCTCAAGGTCGGCTTCGGTGGTCAGTCCGCAGACCTTGACGCGGGTCATTGGCCCTCCGCCCGCGCCGTCGCGCCACAGAGTTGCTCGAGTTTCCGCGCCGCCTCACCGTTCTCGATCGCCTCGCGGGCCACCTCGGCACCCGCCTCGAGCGAGTCGGCCTCGCCGGCGACGTAGATCGCCGCGCCGGCGTTCGCGAGGATGACGTCCCGTTTCGCGCCGGTCACGTCGCCCTCGACGATGCCGCGCATGTCGACCGCGTTCTCCACGGGCGAGCCGCCGGCGATGTCGTCGATATCGTGCTCCGCGAGCCCGAGATCCGCCGGCTCGAGCGCGTACTCCTCGACAGCTTCGCCGTTGACTTCTGCAACGCGGGTTTCGCCGTGGATGGCGATCTCGTCGGTGCCCGCGCCGTGGACGACCAGCGCGCGGTCGATGTCCATCCGCGAGAGCGCCTCCGCGAGCACGGGAACGAGATCGGGGTCGTAGACGCCGACGACCTGTGCGTCCGCGCCGGCGGGGTTGGTCAGCGGCCCGAGCACGTTGAAGATCGTCCGCATTCCCAGTTCCTTGCGCGGGCCGATAACGGCCTTCATCGCCGGGTGGAACACCGGCGCGAGCATGAAGCCGATGCCGTCGACTTCGATCGCGTCCTCGACGGCCGGCGGCTCGGCCTCGATGTCGACGCCGACCTCCTCGAGCACGTCCGCGCTGCCCGAGGACGAGGAGACCGAGTAGTTGCCGTGTTTGGCGACCGGAACGCCGGCCCCGGCGGCCACGATCGCGCTCGTCGTCGAGACGTTGATCGTGTTGTAATCGTCGCCGCCGGTGCCGCAGGTGTCGACCAGCGGCTCCCGATCCGGCGAGATCGTCCTGGCCGCGTCGCGCATCCCCTCGGCAAAGCCGGCGATCTCGGCTTCGGTCTCTCCCTTCGAGCGCAGTGCCGCCAGCAGCGCGCCGATCTGTGCTTCCGTCGCATCCTCGAAAACGGCCGTTGAAGCCGCTCGAGCGTCCGATTGTGTGAGATCCTCCCCGTCCGCGACTCGTTCGACATACTCCTGCATAGTGGACACCAATGTACGTAGTTGTCTTGTAATGCCCAAATCCGTACATCGACTTAAGCGTATCGGACGGGTGCGTGGTGGAGACTCGCGTACGGCAGTCGATTCGAAACCTTCAATTGGTGTGGCGGGCAACGACTGAATGCAGACAACGTGGCGACGCAGGCCACGGACGAAAGCCAAACCAGGGTTGGTGGTCTAGTCTGGTTACGACACCTCCTTGACATGGAGGAGGCCGGCAGTTCAAATCTGCTCCAACCCACTTTTCGAGCGACACTACGCGAGGAGCGAAGCGACGAGCGCGTCGCTCGAAAATTGGTACAGCAGTTTGAACCAGGGAGCAGCTTTGCTGCGACCGTGGTTCAAATCTGCTCCACCCCGTTTCTGCCGATTTCGAAAATCGCGTCTCAGTGAGTAGGTTTGCGAGCCCTCGAGCAGTCCCGTCCTCGCCGGGACGCCTATCGACGCCGCGCCGCTACCCGTAGTTGAAGAGTCGCCCGACGACGAGCGCGACGGCGACGGCCAAGACGAGCGTGAGTAGCAGTTCCGAAAGCCACTGTATCGGCCACGGACCGACGGACCCGAGGCGAACGAAGCCCGCGGCGAGCACCACGATATTCGTTCCGAGAAGTAGATTCGTCGTTTCTCGGCTGGCCGCCCAGTCTCGAGCCTCCTCCGATGGCATGGGTGGCTTCTCGTCGGCCATCTATTGTTACTGTTCCGATACGTTACCGCGCCCAGTAGCTTGCCCGGATCGAACAGTACAAAGCCGTGAGTCGATTCGGCCGGGGTATGGAAGTCGTCGGTCGACTGTTGGCGCTACTCGTCGTGTTGCTGGTCGGAGCGGGGTTGCGGACGACCGGCGTTCTCGACGCGCGCCGGACCTCGTTTCTGAACGACACCGCCTACTACGTCGCACTCCCGGCGCTGATCTTCGTCTCGACCTACGACCGATCGATCAGTGCGCTCCTCTCGCCCGCGCTGCTCGGGGGACTGCTGTTCGTGCTGTTCGCGACCGCAGGGATCGCGTGGCTCGTCCATCGACATCGCGACTCGAGTGCGCGCCGGAGCGTCGCGATCGTCCAGTCGTATCACTCGAATCTGGGCTATCTCGGCCTGCCGCTGGTCGCCGCGACGTTCAACGATTCGGTGACGGCGATCGCGAGCGTCGTACTCGGCGTCGTGTCGTTGGCACAGGTGCCGCTGACGGTCGTCGTGCTCTCGATGCTCAACGGGACCGACGCCTCGATCGAGCGGGAACTCCGCGGACTCGGTCGAAATCCCGTCTTGCTGGCGCTGCTCGCCGGGCTGACGATCGGCTCGGTCGGCGCATCGATTCCGTCGCTCGCCGCGACCGGCCTCGATGCGGTCGGCTCGCTCGCGCTGCCGGTCGCACTGCTCTGTGTCGGTGCCTCGCTGGAGGTCGACGCGCCGTCGATCGATGTCGGTGCGACCGCCGCCGTCGTGGCGCTCAAGATCTGCCTGATGCCTGTACTCGCGTGGGCCGTCTTCTCGACGCTCGCCGTCGACTCGGCGACGTTCACCGCCACCGTGGTGATGCTCGGCACGCCGACGGCCGTCTCGACGTTCGTCTTCGCGAGCGAACTCGGCGGCGACAGGAAATTTGCATCCTTGAACGTCTTCGTCACGACGCTCGTCTCGATCGCGACGATGTTCGTCCTGATATCGCTGGTCGGTTAACCGTCGCGACCGGCGGTTACCGCGAGAAGAAACCCTTGATTTTGCCGATCAGTCCGGACGAATCGTCCTCGTCGTCATCCGTTGCGGGTCCGTCGTCGGGGTCGACCGATCCGGCGAGCGGACCGGCGTCGTCGGCCACGTCCGCACCGTTGGCTCCGCCGGCCCGCGTCGTCTCGAGGTCGTCCATCGAGAGCTCGACGTCGTCGATCTCGGGGGTCGACTCGCGGCCCTCGCCGGCTTCGGCCGCGCGGACGTCCGCGCCGGTGACGTCGCCCTGCTCGACGCGGGCGGCGAGGTCCTCGGGCGAGTCGTCGGCGATATCGTCCGGGAGGGAGGCCGCAGCCGAGTCGACCGCGGACGGCTCGGGGTCGCTCTCAGCGTTCTCGGTGCTCTCGGGGCTCGAGCCCGGTTCGTCGAAACTGGCCTCGGCACCGTCCGTCGATTCGGTGTCGCTCGAGGCCGAGGCCGAGGTCGGGGACGGGGATTCGTCGGCGTCGGTATCGGGACCGGGATCGGGATCGGCCTCGGCGGTGGTCGTAGTTACCGTCTCGGTCGCGCTCGAGTCGGTCGATACCGAGGTGGCCGACGCCGATTTCGTCGAGTCCAGCGAGTCGAGGATGTCGTCGACGCTCTCCTCGGAGACGACCCGTTGGGGGCCGCCGTTGGGCTCGAGGGCGTCGCCCGAATCGGCCTCGTTCGTCTCGTCCGCCGCACCGTTTTCGTCGGTCGCGGCGGCGGTGGATCGGTCGTCGCTCATGGTGGTGGTCTGTCGCTGCCGGGGACATAATCTTTCCCCTGTGAAGAGGGTTCAGGAAACGAGGGAGACGGCGGTCACAGCGGCGGCCTATTCCGCGATCGAGGGCCGCGCTCGGACGACGTTGAGCACGGCGCCGACGAGGATGATGATGCCGGCGAAGTAGAGCCACGTGACGAACAGGAGGACGGCACCGACGGCCCCGTAGGCCTCGTATTGGGCGGCGTTCGCCGCGTAGAGCTGGAAGCCGAGCTGGAGGATCGTCCAGCCGACGGCGGCGAAGACCGCGCCCGGGAGGATCTCGCCGAGGTCGACCGGGACGGGCGGGAGGACGTAATAGATCGGGAGGAAGACGAGGACGAGTCCGCCGAGCAGGACGAGCCAGCCGAGCACGCCGGCGAACGGGACGGTGTCGGCCACGGTCCTGAGCGCGGCGCCGATCCCGAGCATCAACACGATCGCGCCCGCACCAGCGACGATCACGGTGAGTCCGTCCCTGATCTGATCGACGAGCGAGTCCTCGGCGACCTCGTCGTAGACCTTGTCGAACGCGAGGCTCAGCCCGCGAAAGACCTTGAGCGCACCCCACGTGGCGACGCCGAGCGCGACGACGGTCGCCTCTGCGCGCCCGGATTCGGTCGTCAGCGCCTCGGTGACGAGGTCCTCGCCCGACGCCGGGAGGAAGTCGCCGGCGGCGGTGATGAGTCGCTGGGCGGCCTGCTCGCCGCCGAGCAGCGAGCCGACGACGAGCGCGAGCAGGACCAGCGGAATCAGCGACACGAACGCGTAGTAGGCGAACCCGGCCGCGAGAAAGGTCAGGTCGCGGTCGCTCGCCGTCCGATAGATCGCGGTGAGTGTCTCCGGAATTTCCATACGATTCGTACGACGATCGGAACCAATAACGTGTAAGTCGTTCGCAGTTCCTGCGGCCCGCCCATGCCGGCGATTTCCGCCGCGTCTGTCACCGCTCGAGACTGACTGGTCGCCGAACGGTCGCGGATCGCGATGACAATGGCGATGGCGAGTGCCGCGCAACGACGGCTACCACTCGCGACAGAAGTTCTGGCCGGCGTAGACGGAGCCGTCGTCGGCGATGTAGACGCCGACGCCCGCTCGGTCCCAGCGGGGCGTCTCGCCGTCCTCGAGGATCGCCTCTCGGTGATCCGTCGAGTTCATCCACTGGTTGACCAGCCCGGTCGCGAGTCCCTCGGCGGTCTGATATCGAACGGGGCCGCCCTCCCCGGGTCGTTCGACGCGCCGGTCGACCCACGTCATGGCGATGTTCTCGCCGTACCCCTGACAGTAACTGTCGACGTCGCGGAACCGATCGTAGGGTCCCTCCCCGTCGGGGTTCGTGTGCGCGAAGTAGTCGCGCTGAGCCATGTCGTCACTGTGTGCGCGCGAGACGGACGCGATCGTCCCGTCCCACGCGAGGGGCTCGAGGCCGTGGTCGGCCCGCCGCTCGTTGATCTCGGCGTGGACGAAGTCCTCGACGGTGGGGGAGCGGACCGTCTCGATGTCGGTCTCGTAGCTCGAGTTGCCGGGGTCGTCCGGATCGGTTACGCTGGGGTTGCGTTCGCCGGCCGGCGGCGGGTCGGAACTGGGCGAGGGTCGGTCCCCGAGACCCAGATCGAGGCCGTCGATGAGCTGGGGCGCGAACAGCGCGGTGCCGAGCGCGAGCGAGGAGATGAGGAGGAGCGAGACGAGGACGTTGAGCAGGCCCCGGAGCAGTGCGCGGTCGCCGCTCCCGTCCGTCTCAGTCGATGCCGTCTCGGATCGCCGGCCGTCCATCGAGTCGAACGACCAGACAGCGACACAAGACTGTCGCGGTCAGTTACAGTCAGTGAGACGTGAGTGTTGCAGTGGAAACAGGTGCGCAGTTGCCGTCGAGTTGGCTCGTCACCGTCACCGACTCGGTGGCCCGTCGCGGTCGCCGAAAATGGTCTCGTGGAACCCGATGACGAGGCCGGGAACGACCGCCATGAAGAGGTGTTCCTCGAGCGGGATGCCGGCGACCTCGATTCCGGTCCGGAGTTTGATGTCGAAGACGTCGACCGCGAGGGTGTACCGGTCCCAGACGTAGGCGACGGGGTACAGCGCGAGGATGGTCACTGCCGCCTTCCGAAGGGCGTTCGCGCGGGACAACAGCAGGGCTGCGACGGTTCCCCAGACGACCTCCGTCACGAGGTACGTGTAGCGACCGAAGACACTGATATCGAGCATCGGGCCAGGTTCAACGGCCGGTGCAAAAATCCCCCGGGCCGGTCCTCCTTGGATAGAACGGGCAGTACGTTAAATACCTCTGCGTCAGTATGTTCCCCTAGAAGGATGAATATCGCTGATATCGCCACCACGGAGTTCATCGAAGTCGACGTCGGCACACGCATGGGGAAGGTCCGTTCGATGTTCGAGGACGGCAACCCCAAGGGAATCATCGTCACCGACGACGGGGAGTACGAGGGCGTCATCAGCGAGCGGGAGGTCCTCCAGTCCCACGTCGAGGACGACGCCAAGGTGGCGGCACTCACCAAACCGAGCCGGAACACGCCGTCGCCCAAGGTCGACCGCCAGGAGGACGTCCGGGAGACCGCACGCGTCCTCGTCGAGAGCAACGCCAAGGTCGCCCCGGTCTTCGAGAACGGCGACCTCTGGGGCGTCATCACCGACGACGCCATCCTCGAGGCCGTCCTCGAGAACCTGGACGCGCTGACCGTCGAGGACATCTACACCGCCGACCCGGTCACGCTCACCGAAGATGACGGGATCGGCAAGGCGATCAACCACTTGCGCGAGCACGGGATCTCCCGACTGCCGATTCTCAACGAGAACGGCTACCTCTCCGGGGTCGTAACGACCCACGACATCGCGGACTTCGTCATCCGGAAGAACAACACGACGACCACCGGCGATCGGGTCGGCGACACTCAGCGGATGCTCGACGTGCCGGTCTACGACATCATGTCGAGCCCCGTCGAGACGACGACCCTCGACACGACCGCCGAGGAGGCCGTCGAGGCGATGCTCGACGACGATTACGCGGGGCTGATGGTCACGCCGGCGGACGACGACCGCATCGTCATCGGCGTCATCACCAAGACGGACGTGCTGCGCGCGCTGACGTTCACCGAGGAAGAGCACATGGACGTCCAGATCACGAACATCTCGATGCTCGACACCATCACTCGAGAGGGTATCGTCGAGAACATCGAGGAGGTCGTCGACAAGTACCAGGACATGCAGGTGATGCACGCACACGTTCGATTCAAAGAACACCAAGAGCGACTCCGCGGCACCCCGCTCGTGCAGTGTCAGATCCGCCTGCGAACGAACAAGGATCAGGTCGCCGGCACCGGCGAAGGCTACGGCTCCGAGAACGCCTTCCGCGTCGCGCTGGACAAACTCGAGCGCAACGTCTTGGAACTCAAGGGCGTCACCAGCGACGAGGAGTACCGCGGCCAGCTCCTGCGGAAGCTCAACCAGCTGTAGCGGGTACTGCCGCAGACGGCCGCCACCGTCGACGCCACGCTGTCTCGATTATTTTCGACCGCCGAACGGAATGCGGACCCGGGTACTCGACAGCGATACGACACGAAACGATACGCGTACCGGGGTGATCGAAACTACGGATTCAGGATCGGACCGTCTCGTCTTCGCCCTCGAGGCCGGTGTCGGTGATCCGGAACTGGGCCGATTGGCCGGCGGGCTTGGAGCGGTGTTTCTCCAGCGTCGCGCGCCGTTTCCCGCCGCGGAAGCGCTCGAGGCGGAGGACGGTCCCGGTCCAGTGCTCTAACGTGTTGCCGCCGAGCCCCTTGGTGCGATCCGAGTCGGGGTCCGAAAAGACCTGATTCGTCAGGACGACCGCCAGATCGTGTTTCCGGGCCAGCGAGAGCAGGTGCGTTACCTGCCGGGTGACGCTTCGCAGCGCCTCTCCCTCGTCGCCGTCGGCGGTGCGCTCGAGCCGGTAGAAGCCGGTCGCGCTGTCCAGGACGATCAGTTCCGCGCGCTCGGCGAACTCCTCGGCGTCGCGGACGGCCTCGGCCTGCTCGTCGAAATCCAGTGCGTCCTCGATGACGATTCGCGAGGCGACGGCTTCGATGTCGTCGGCCGCATCTGCGTCTCGAGTGCCGTCGGTTCGCGGCGACTGCGTCTCGACGGTGGCCTCGAGCAGCTGCTGGAAGCGGTCGACCGAGACCCCCTCGGTATCGATGTAGACGGCGGTGCCGCCGTCGACGGCCGTTTGGACGGCCGCCGACAGCGCCAGATTCGTCTTTCCGGCGGCCGGCGGCCCGTATAACTGCGTGACGGTGCCGCGTTCGAACCCCCCACCGAGCAACTCGTCGACCGGGCCGCAGCCGGTTGGAATCGCCTCGTCGGTCACGGTTCGAGTTGGCAGGGTACGCGCAAAAAGGCCCCGGAACGGGCCCGCGCTCGCGTCCGGTTCGCGCAGCGAGTATCGGTCGCAGTTCAGGACCGATCGCAGTTCGGAATCGGTCGTGAAACGCGCGGTCGGGAGTGGTGGTGGAGCCGGCGGTTCGCGTACGTTTATTCGTCGCGGGGGCGAAGCCCGGCCTGTGATCGTCGTCGCTACGGCGGACTTCGAGGTGTACCACGGCGTCGTCAACGAGCTCCGGGACCGCGGGACGGTGTTTACCACCGTCGAACCCGACGAGGAGCTGCCGGAACAGGCCACCGTCGTCGTCACGGGGGCGGACCACGCAGACGCGTTCGCGGACGTGCCGACGATCGTCGCCGAACCCGACCACCCTCGGCGGGCGGTCGATCAGGCGCTGGCCGCGGTCCGCGGCGACGGCGGCCGAACGATCATCGGCATCGATCCGGGGAAGAAACCCGGCATCGCCGTTCTCACCGGCGAGACCATCGTCGCGACCTTTCAGGTACCCCTCGGCGACGCCGTCGACGTGATCCAGCGCGAGGCCGCCGAGGCACCGTCGCCGGTCGTCCGGATCGGCGACGGCTCCCGCCTCGAGAGCGCGAAACTGGTCAACGAACTCGACACCGTCCACGTCGAACTCGTCGACGAGACGGGGACGACGCCCTATCTCGGAACGGGCTCGAGGGGGATGGGTGACGTGCTCGCCGCGGTCAACATCGCTCGGCTCGAGGGGGAGGTGGTCGACGCCCGTGAGATCGAGCCGACGGAGGGCGAGATTCAGGTGATCAAGGACCGCTCGCGCGAACGGAGCGAGCGCAATCGGGCGATCGACGAGGTCCTCGCCCGCCGCGTCGCGTCCGGGGAGTTGACCATCGACGAAGCGCTTTCGGAGCACCGGAACGGCTCCGATGGGGATGGTAGTAGCGACGA from Natrinema versiforme includes these protein-coding regions:
- a CDS encoding YihY/virulence factor BrkB family protein, which translates into the protein MEIPETLTAIYRTASDRDLTFLAAGFAYYAFVSLIPLVLLALVVGSLLGGEQAAQRLITAAGDFLPASGEDLVTEALTTESGRAEATVVALGVATWGALKVFRGLSLAFDKVYDEVAEDSLVDQIRDGLTVIVAGAGAIVLMLGIGAALRTVADTVPFAGVLGWLVLLGGLVLVFLPIYYVLPPVPVDLGEILPGAVFAAVGWTILQLGFQLYAANAAQYEAYGAVGAVLLFVTWLYFAGIIILVGAVLNVVRARPSIAE
- the trpE gene encoding anthranilate synthase component I, which codes for MHDADFDSTPADRPVFDIDRETFRDHAGTSEERADRPAVVHTVATLECETTPLAAYAALTGRSDAVDRERSPYAFLLESAEKTASSDPDGAFRPSAADAERHARYSYVGYDPEAVVTVESGEATVEALSEDAPLEAIETDADGDTVDALRAAMPDVRLENMPDHDRQHLEGGLVGFLAYDAVYDLWLEEVGCERPDSRFPDAQFLLTTKTLAFDERDGTVSLVCTPVLEADDDPGEVYDALRAEADDIAATLRAAERPETGGFVREDEVAGPKDEYEESVRRAKEHVLDGDIYQGVISRTRELYGDVATLGFYEAMRDVNPSPYMYLLDHDDLTVVGASPETLISVRGREVMSNPIAGTCDRGSSPVEDRRLAGEMLADGKERAEHTMLVDLARNDVRRVSEPGSVRVDEFMNVLKYSHVQHIESTVTGTLAADSDGFDATRASFPAGTLSGAPKIRAMEIIDDLESTPRGLYGGGVGYYSWTGDTDFAIVIRTATVEDEGEQDRITVQAGAGLVADSDPTAEYEETEQKMGGVLAALEAIELPADGSTPDDDPEATAEVSR
- a CDS encoding CBS domain-containing protein; this encodes MNIADIATTEFIEVDVGTRMGKVRSMFEDGNPKGIIVTDDGEYEGVISEREVLQSHVEDDAKVAALTKPSRNTPSPKVDRQEDVRETARVLVESNAKVAPVFENGDLWGVITDDAILEAVLENLDALTVEDIYTADPVTLTEDDGIGKAINHLREHGISRLPILNENGYLSGVVTTHDIADFVIRKNNTTTTGDRVGDTQRMLDVPVYDIMSSPVETTTLDTTAEEAVEAMLDDDYAGLMVTPADDDRIVIGVITKTDVLRALTFTEEEHMDVQITNISMLDTITREGIVENIEEVVDKYQDMQVMHAHVRFKEHQERLRGTPLVQCQIRLRTNKDQVAGTGEGYGSENAFRVALDKLERNVLELKGVTSDEEYRGQLLRKLNQL
- the trpG gene encoding anthranilate synthase component II encodes the protein MSATADEADATAADDEQSDAEPITVLFVDNYDSFTYNLVEYVSQQAGTETEVLKNTASLADVRAVDPDAIIVSPGPGHPKNDRDVGVTMDVLREISPDVPTLGVCLGLEAAVYEYGGTVGRAPDPIHGKASAVDHDGEGVFEGLEQGFRAGRYHSLVATEVPDCLAVSATAEHGEETLVMGVRHEEYPLECVQFHPESVLTAAGHDVIENFLSSV
- the radB gene encoding DNA repair and recombination protein RadB, which codes for MPTRTVTDEAIPTGCGPVDELLGGGFERGTVTQLYGPPAAGKTNLALSAAVQTAVDGGTAVYIDTEGVSVDRFQQLLEATVETQSPRTDGTRDADAADDIEAVASRIVIEDALDFDEQAEAVRDAEEFAERAELIVLDSATGFYRLERTADGDEGEALRSVTRQVTHLLSLARKHDLAVVLTNQVFSDPDSDRTKGLGGNTLEHWTGTVLRLERFRGGKRRATLEKHRSKPAGQSAQFRITDTGLEGEDETVRS
- a CDS encoding CAP domain-containing protein encodes the protein MDGRRSETASTETDGSGDRALLRGLLNVLVSLLLISSLALGTALFAPQLIDGLDLGLGDRPSPSSDPPPAGERNPSVTDPDDPGNSSYETDIETVRSPTVEDFVHAEINERRADHGLEPLAWDGTIASVSRAHSDDMAQRDYFAHTNPDGEGPYDRFRDVDSYCQGYGENIAMTWVDRRVERPGEGGPVRYQTAEGLATGLVNQWMNSTDHREAILEDGETPRWDRAGVGVYIADDGSVYAGQNFCREW
- a CDS encoding AEC family transporter — translated: MEVVGRLLALLVVLLVGAGLRTTGVLDARRTSFLNDTAYYVALPALIFVSTYDRSISALLSPALLGGLLFVLFATAGIAWLVHRHRDSSARRSVAIVQSYHSNLGYLGLPLVAATFNDSVTAIASVVLGVVSLAQVPLTVVVLSMLNGTDASIERELRGLGRNPVLLALLAGLTIGSVGASIPSLAATGLDAVGSLALPVALLCVGASLEVDAPSIDVGATAAVVALKICLMPVLAWAVFSTLAVDSATFTATVVMLGTPTAVSTFVFASELGGDRKFASLNVFVTTLVSIATMFVLISLVG
- a CDS encoding phosphoribosylanthranilate isomerase, coding for MTRVKVCGLTTEADLEAAIDAGADAIGIICDVSVDTPREVSIERAAALAAATPPFVTSVLVTMPDSPEEAIELVEEIEPDALQIHSDMRVGDLAYLRAKLETELLLAVDADDATTAETYDDIVDALIVDTPGDGGGGGTGRTHDWDQTRMAAADLESPLVLAGGLTPENVGDAVRTVDPFAVDVASGVEKRGGVKDVDAVRSFVDRAKNARKPAEL
- the trpD gene encoding anthranilate phosphoribosyltransferase, producing the protein MQEYVERVADGEDLTQSDARAASTAVFEDATEAQIGALLAALRSKGETEAEIAGFAEGMRDAARTISPDREPLVDTCGTGGDDYNTINVSTTSAIVAAGAGVPVAKHGNYSVSSSSGSADVLEEVGVDIEAEPPAVEDAIEVDGIGFMLAPVFHPAMKAVIGPRKELGMRTIFNVLGPLTNPAGADAQVVGVYDPDLVPVLAEALSRMDIDRALVVHGAGTDEIAIHGETRVAEVNGEAVEEYALEPADLGLAEHDIDDIAGGSPVENAVDMRGIVEGDVTGAKRDVILANAGAAIYVAGEADSLEAGAEVAREAIENGEAARKLEQLCGATARAEGQ
- a CDS encoding lycopene cyclase domain-containing protein — translated: MLDISVFGRYTYLVTEVVWGTVAALLLSRANALRKAAVTILALYPVAYVWDRYTLAVDVFDIKLRTGIEVAGIPLEEHLFMAVVPGLVIGFHETIFGDRDGPPSR